The following coding sequences lie in one Desulfitibacter alkalitolerans DSM 16504 genomic window:
- a CDS encoding tyrosine-type recombinase/integrase — TLVAAEVRREFEIQCQKFIAENHLQLDMSSDKWTLFHRHGPSLHRETIDFTGIRSPSLRLEIKYFMKHRYYSITADKDRAITTLAYATNLLTDNNPSIRFFADVDDVDVRSLYMSMERRYGQTAGGKSVSNIMRVFSILSVLMEYLMSNHRDEAMRSPVPHDNPFSRYRFHNAKDYKVRTAAIPEAVAEQIDAHLDELDPVQALLYRIFSATGMRMKEVLFLEADCLEPSQYEGVVQLKYKQYKTLTARRKAGVPDYHRVLILKALADEISGQIHKTKEWRKELGVPYLFVNKRPNFRASMISMSNYLLVINRLIEKYDLRDENGRLWHFTSKQQRKTLTVTLIENGASVDELAYWLGHLSRNTASNYYAEVRKMKLAELNTSFFREKFDLLLSDEQLAEYTEEERRLLYMDFRLEQRRVEFGFCLKKLADGGCTSRSSLINCVNCKNLCTGPKYLPYWQSLMNGQREVVNSLLAAYAEAGITDYEEFREYRQATFLLNCYENIVNAIEGGASV; from the coding sequence TAACACTGGTCGCTGCCGAAGTTCGCCGCGAGTTTGAAATCCAGTGCCAAAAATTCATTGCTGAAAACCACCTGCAGCTTGATATGTCCAGTGACAAGTGGACGCTGTTCCACAGGCACGGGCCGTCCCTGCACCGGGAAACCATTGATTTTACAGGAATTCGTTCACCTTCCCTGCGGCTTGAAATCAAGTATTTCATGAAGCACAGATATTACAGCATCACCGCCGACAAAGACCGTGCCATTACTACCTTAGCGTACGCGACCAATCTGCTCACAGATAACAATCCAAGTATTCGTTTTTTCGCGGATGTGGATGATGTTGATGTCCGGTCGCTGTACATGAGCATGGAGCGCAGATATGGACAAACAGCCGGAGGAAAGTCGGTATCCAATATCATGAGGGTTTTCAGCATTTTGTCGGTACTCATGGAATATCTGATGAGCAATCATCGGGATGAAGCAATGCGCAGCCCCGTTCCACACGACAACCCCTTTTCCCGTTACCGGTTTCATAACGCAAAGGACTACAAGGTACGGACCGCCGCCATTCCGGAGGCTGTTGCGGAGCAGATCGATGCGCATCTGGATGAACTTGACCCGGTGCAGGCTCTGCTGTACCGGATTTTCTCTGCCACAGGCATGCGTATGAAGGAGGTGCTTTTTCTGGAGGCCGACTGTCTGGAACCGTCACAGTATGAGGGTGTTGTCCAACTTAAGTACAAGCAGTACAAAACCCTGACCGCCAGACGGAAGGCCGGTGTGCCGGATTATCACAGAGTGCTCATCCTGAAAGCATTGGCAGATGAAATCTCCGGACAGATTCACAAAACGAAAGAGTGGCGGAAGGAACTTGGCGTGCCGTATCTGTTTGTCAACAAGCGGCCGAATTTTCGGGCCAGCATGATCAGTATGAGCAATTATCTGCTGGTCATCAACAGGCTCATTGAAAAATATGACCTCCGTGATGAAAACGGCCGGCTATGGCATTTTACCAGCAAACAGCAGCGCAAAACACTGACGGTTACCCTGATTGAAAACGGAGCGTCCGTGGATGAGCTTGCTTACTGGCTCGGACATCTTAGCAGAAACACTGCCTCAAATTACTACGCCGAAGTCCGGAAAATGAAGCTGGCTGAGCTCAATACAAGCTTCTTCCGGGAAAAATTCGATCTTCTGCTATCGGATGAACAGCTTGCGGAGTACACAGAGGAAGAACGCAGGCTGTTGTATATGGATTTCCGACTGGAACAACGGCGGGTGGAGTTTGGATTCTGCCTGAAAAAGCTGGCCGATGGCGGCTGTACAAGCAGGAGCAGCCTGATCAACTGTGTAAACTGCAAAAATCTTTGTACAGGACCCAAGTATCTTCCGTACTGGCAGAGTCTCATGAACGGACAGCGCGAGGTTGTGAACAGCCTCCTCGCCGCTTATGCTGAGGCTGGTATTACGGACTATGAGGAATTCAGAGAATACAGACAGGCAACATTCCTTCTTAACTGCTATGAAAACATTGTAAACGCCATAGAAGGAGGTGCCTCGGTATGA
- a CDS encoding tyrosine-type recombinase/integrase, whose amino-acid sequence MNLPQYKYIENYDEQQKSRYFALLPQLGSNIHFDEDTWVCDKRMRSAAEPKNYMNIYFSAVPSAYKEMVKYYSLLRLLHGDTVRTIRSRIARLVPFLKFLAAACSAPLLSGCDIRTASRLKEHLDASSLADSTIRDIWREAGSLFRMMNGFDGVPCKNPFACNPYARAEKLDSKYIPDKVAEKLDGIFRQEEIDLHIRCIYWLLRLIPSRISEVLAMAIDCVKPYNGNFVLFIPTWKQNGGNMEPILRSVHIEDTGIAGYLLDLLRAQQTVAEKLQEHLPENKRGCLFTYRRVLHYKNGTASQPGRVQSVCPAVVDYHFKRICEQYGVLDENGEVYNLTSHQFRHNGITDRLEAGFTLEQIADMTGHHGNAMIWNAYSHLDLKPKTILQKQRYVLNEPKPPDNPYILFGGRILHMEEMLEKRLLKNLRAHKVPGGICGDVTGCKSDMWDCLECGHFIPDRDQLSYFEEQASAWRSKADRFSDFPAIHANALRNADLFERIAAKLLGGEKDE is encoded by the coding sequence ATGAATCTTCCGCAATACAAATACATCGAAAACTACGACGAGCAGCAAAAGAGCCGGTACTTTGCCCTTTTGCCGCAGCTTGGCAGCAATATTCACTTCGATGAGGACACATGGGTGTGTGACAAACGAATGCGAAGTGCGGCGGAGCCGAAGAATTACATGAACATCTACTTTTCTGCCGTTCCATCTGCTTACAAAGAAATGGTGAAATACTATTCACTCCTGCGGCTGCTGCATGGTGATACGGTCAGAACGATCCGGTCAAGGATAGCCCGTCTGGTTCCATTCTTGAAGTTCCTGGCCGCAGCCTGCTCGGCCCCCCTGCTTTCGGGCTGTGACATACGGACGGCTTCAAGGCTGAAAGAGCATCTGGATGCATCCAGCCTGGCGGACAGTACCATACGGGACATCTGGCGCGAGGCAGGTTCTCTGTTTCGCATGATGAACGGGTTTGACGGGGTACCCTGCAAAAATCCTTTTGCCTGCAATCCATATGCGCGAGCTGAAAAGCTGGACTCCAAATATATCCCGGATAAGGTGGCTGAAAAGCTGGACGGTATCTTCCGGCAAGAAGAAATAGATCTGCACATCCGGTGTATTTACTGGCTGCTGCGGCTCATTCCGTCCCGGATATCCGAAGTGCTGGCCATGGCAATCGACTGCGTAAAGCCGTACAACGGGAATTTCGTTCTCTTTATCCCAACATGGAAGCAGAACGGAGGCAACATGGAACCGATCCTGCGTTCTGTCCACATTGAGGATACGGGGATTGCCGGATATCTTCTGGATTTGCTTCGGGCACAACAGACAGTAGCCGAGAAATTGCAGGAGCATTTGCCTGAAAACAAACGCGGTTGTCTTTTTACCTATCGGAGGGTGCTTCATTACAAAAACGGCACGGCTTCTCAGCCGGGCAGGGTTCAAAGTGTCTGTCCTGCCGTTGTGGACTACCATTTCAAAAGAATTTGTGAGCAGTACGGCGTCCTGGATGAAAATGGGGAGGTCTACAACCTGACATCCCATCAATTCCGCCACAACGGAATTACCGACCGGCTGGAAGCAGGCTTCACGCTGGAACAGATTGCCGACATGACGGGCCACCACGGAAACGCCATGATATGGAACGCCTATTCCCATCTGGATTTAAAGCCTAAGACCATCCTGCAAAAGCAGCGGTATGTTTTGAATGAGCCAAAGCCGCCGGATAATCCATATATCCTGTTCGGCGGACGAATTCTCCATATGGAGGAAATGCTTGAAAAGCGGCTGCTTAAAAACCTCCGGGCCCATAAGGTTCCGGGAGGCATCTGCGGCGACGTTACCGGATGCAAAAGCGATATGTGGGATTGTCTTGAGTGCGGGCATTTTATCCCGGACAGAGATCAGCTTTCCTATTTCGAGGAACAAGCGTCCGCATGGCGCAGCAAAGCAGACCGTTTCTCGGATTTCCCGGCCATTCACGCCAATGCGTTGAGAAACGCGGATTTATTTGAGAGGATCGCAGCCAAACTGCTGGGAGGTGAGAAAGATGAATAG
- a CDS encoding DUF6262 family protein produces the protein MNSKVPKELIARQEHQRQTTVNTVLRAISELRAEGHRLTIKNLMDYTGLSRSVFGKKHIRAVLVSQGIVAAEACGAERTPPKSTVQQRMKQKLEEKEQQIRRLTEENTALKSECELLRGKLYLLMQRQSLE, from the coding sequence ATGAATAGCAAAGTACCCAAGGAGCTTATTGCCCGGCAGGAGCACCAGCGCCAAACCACGGTCAATACTGTCCTGAGAGCAATTTCAGAGCTTCGGGCCGAAGGGCACAGGCTGACGATTAAGAATCTTATGGACTATACCGGATTGTCGCGGTCTGTTTTCGGCAAAAAGCATATCCGGGCTGTTTTGGTCAGTCAGGGAATTGTAGCCGCAGAAGCTTGCGGAGCAGAGCGCACGCCGCCTAAATCCACTGTTCAACAACGAATGAAGCAAAAGCTTGAGGAAAAGGAACAACAGATTCGTCGGCTAACCGAAGAAAATACCGCTTTGAAAAGTGAATGCGAACTGCTAAGGGGCAAGTTGTATCTCCTGATGCAGCGGCAGTCACTGGAGTAG
- a CDS encoding DUF6133 family protein encodes MKNKHIQFTILAPPTTAYFNRVNRPCRKVLPTLKERIQEMFNYAG; translated from the coding sequence TTGAAAAACAAGCATATTCAGTTTACCATTCTCGCACCACCGACAACCGCATACTTTAATCGTGTCAATCGACCGTGCAGAAAAGTTCTCCCGACCTTAAAGGAGCGCATCCAGGAGATGTTCAATTATGCAGGCTAA
- a CDS encoding prepilin peptidase yields MQANLLLFMQGGIFIALLLAASVIDIKKRIIPDTICLFIAFTGLICFEPVKLFGVLAALPLLLAALVWGGLGGGDIKLMAASGIVLGFIGSIAAMVIGLTAMLLFYVFHAIVQRLRGRECLKAYPLAPFLSIGCIAIYFMNTGGITL; encoded by the coding sequence ATGCAGGCTAATCTGCTGCTCTTTATGCAGGGCGGCATTTTTATTGCCCTGCTTTTGGCGGCATCTGTCATCGATATCAAAAAGAGGATTATCCCCGACACTATCTGCCTGTTTATTGCTTTCACCGGACTGATCTGCTTCGAGCCGGTGAAGCTGTTCGGCGTACTGGCAGCTCTGCCGCTCCTGCTTGCCGCGCTTGTTTGGGGTGGCCTTGGGGGCGGGGACATCAAGCTCATGGCGGCATCGGGTATTGTCCTCGGTTTCATAGGAAGCATTGCGGCCATGGTCATTGGACTTACCGCCATGCTTCTTTTTTATGTTTTCCATGCCATAGTCCAAAGACTGCGCGGGAGGGAATGCCTAAAAGCATACCCTCTTGCGCCTTTTCTATCTATCGGCTGTATCGCCATATATTTCATGAATACAGGAGGAATCACCCTATGA
- the cpaB gene encoding Flp pilus assembly protein CpaB — translation MSFLKNRTVLGVICIVLSLLICFVVAPLFNSSISQKTDIVRVIKDIKAGDQITREMLKIVEVGSYNLPKNVVKDVDTAIGKYAAADMAAGDYILSSKLTDVPAAENAYLYHLDGEKQAISVTLKSFATGLSGKLATGDIVSVIAPDYKKRGTTVIPAELKYVEVIAVTANTGYDTDTGGQRGNEDEKQLPSTVTLLASPEQSKILAELEADGKLHLSLVYRGSKENAAKFIEAQDKVIEELYPSAKVQTAEEKTESTGAENTGNIKPDTPKEGE, via the coding sequence ATGAGCTTTCTAAAAAACAGAACCGTACTTGGTGTCATCTGCATTGTGCTGTCTCTTTTGATTTGCTTTGTGGTAGCGCCGCTTTTTAACTCCAGTATCTCCCAAAAAACGGACATTGTCCGTGTCATCAAAGATATCAAAGCCGGAGATCAGATCACCAGGGAGATGCTGAAGATTGTGGAGGTCGGCAGCTACAACCTGCCGAAAAACGTAGTCAAAGATGTGGATACGGCTATCGGGAAATATGCTGCGGCTGATATGGCTGCAGGCGACTACATCTTAAGCTCCAAGCTCACCGATGTGCCTGCGGCAGAAAATGCCTATCTTTACCACCTCGATGGTGAAAAGCAGGCCATCTCCGTGACGCTCAAAAGTTTCGCCACCGGTCTGTCCGGCAAGCTGGCTACTGGCGACATCGTATCAGTCATCGCTCCCGACTACAAAAAGCGAGGCACGACCGTCATCCCTGCAGAGCTTAAGTATGTGGAGGTTATCGCCGTTACGGCTAACACCGGCTACGATACTGACACCGGCGGACAGCGGGGGAATGAGGATGAAAAGCAGCTCCCAAGCACCGTCACCCTTCTGGCATCGCCGGAGCAATCAAAAATCCTTGCCGAGCTGGAGGCGGACGGCAAGCTGCACCTGTCCCTCGTGTACCGGGGCAGCAAGGAGAATGCCGCCAAGTTTATTGAGGCACAGGACAAGGTAATCGAGGAATTGTATCCCTCTGCCAAGGTGCAAACAGCAGAAGAAAAAACAGAGTCAACCGGGGCAGAGAATACCGGAAATATAAAACCCGACACGCCAAAGGAGGGAGAATAA
- a CDS encoding AAA family ATPase, producing MLNFIKGSIFSRNTGVKAQAAEAEKDVQVLAVWGSPSSGKTTVSVKLAKHLADKKRNVVLLLCDMTAPMLPCICPPSDLEWERSLGSILAATHVTDTLIKQNCITHKKISYLTLIGMLKGENVFTYPPYNAELATELLDHLRDIAPYVIIDCSSYIANDILSAVALMEADSVLRLVNCDLKSISYLSSQLPLLKDNKWDADKQYKVASNVKTNQASEHIEQVLGNVVFKIPHSDELENQALAGDLFRDLVLKDSRGFRKEIEKIAKEVFGI from the coding sequence ATGCTTAATTTTATCAAAGGCAGCATTTTCTCCCGAAACACCGGTGTTAAGGCGCAGGCTGCGGAAGCGGAAAAGGATGTTCAGGTGCTGGCCGTATGGGGCAGCCCCTCCTCTGGCAAGACCACCGTCAGTGTCAAGCTGGCCAAGCATCTGGCAGACAAAAAGCGCAATGTAGTGCTGCTTTTATGTGACATGACCGCGCCCATGCTGCCCTGCATCTGTCCGCCCTCTGACCTTGAATGGGAACGGTCGCTGGGCAGTATTCTGGCTGCAACCCATGTGACGGATACCCTGATCAAACAGAACTGCATCACCCATAAGAAAATCAGCTATTTAACCCTAATCGGCATGCTCAAGGGAGAGAATGTGTTCACCTACCCGCCCTATAACGCGGAGCTTGCCACAGAATTGCTCGATCATCTGCGGGATATTGCGCCATACGTTATCATCGACTGCAGCAGCTATATCGCCAACGACATCCTCTCTGCTGTTGCCCTCATGGAAGCGGACTCGGTACTGCGTCTGGTCAATTGCGATCTCAAATCAATCAGCTACCTTTCATCCCAGCTCCCGCTCTTAAAAGACAACAAATGGGATGCGGATAAGCAGTACAAGGTTGCAAGCAATGTAAAGACCAATCAAGCCAGCGAACATATTGAACAGGTGCTGGGCAATGTGGTGTTCAAGATACCCCACTCCGATGAGCTGGAGAATCAAGCTCTTGCCGGGGATTTATTCCGGGACCTGGTGCTCAAGGACA